One window of Dechloromonas sp. ZY10 genomic DNA carries:
- a CDS encoding sulfite exporter TauE/SafE family protein: MDYLYTLSGFAVGAIVGLTGVGGGSLMTPLLVLVFGVHPATAVGTDLLYAALTKAGGTVAHGRKGHIDWNITLRLAAGSIPAAAITIWVLSQLPKGSNAIGAIISHGLGFALFLTAIAILFGKKLRDYANRHEESELRRCCLPTITVIVGAILGVLVTISSVGAGALGVAALFFLYPKLSTVKIIGSDVAHAVPLTLVAGLGHWLLGGVDWVLLGSLLLGSLPGIWLGSHLSAKVPEHILRRILASMLVLIGTKLVLA; the protein is encoded by the coding sequence ATGGACTATCTCTACACCCTTTCCGGCTTTGCCGTCGGCGCGATTGTCGGTTTGACCGGCGTCGGCGGCGGTTCGCTGATGACCCCCTTGCTGGTGCTGGTCTTTGGCGTCCATCCCGCCACGGCGGTCGGCACCGATCTGCTTTACGCCGCCTTGACCAAGGCTGGCGGCACGGTGGCACACGGTCGGAAAGGACACATCGACTGGAACATCACCCTGCGCCTGGCGGCCGGCAGCATTCCGGCTGCCGCAATCACCATCTGGGTATTGTCCCAACTCCCCAAGGGTAGCAACGCGATTGGCGCAATCATTTCGCACGGTCTCGGCTTTGCGCTCTTCCTGACCGCGATCGCCATCCTCTTTGGCAAGAAGCTGCGCGACTACGCCAATCGCCATGAAGAATCCGAACTGCGCCGCTGCTGCCTGCCTACGATTACCGTAATCGTAGGCGCCATTCTCGGCGTGCTGGTCACGATTTCGTCGGTCGGCGCCGGAGCCCTCGGCGTCGCCGCGCTGTTTTTCCTCTATCCCAAGCTGTCGACCGTGAAAATCATCGGTTCCGACGTCGCCCACGCCGTACCGCTGACGCTGGTCGCCGGTCTTGGCCACTGGCTGCTCGGCGGCGTCGACTGGGTGCTGCTTGGTTCGCTGCTGCTTGGTTCGCTGCCCGGCATCTGGCTCGGCAGCCATCTTTCCGCCAAGGTGCCGGAGCATATCCTGCGCCGCATCCTGGCCTCCATGCTGGTGCTGATCGGCACCAAGCTGGTCCTTGCCTGA
- a CDS encoding CysB family HTH-type transcriptional regulator: MKLQQLRYIVEIQRQGLNVSEAAESLYTSQPGISKQVKLLEDELGVAIFERSGKRFTGITEPGKVVLAIAERILREAENLKRASGEFAAGDSGRLVLAATHTQARYALPLVVRDFVAQHPQVKLEMHQGSPTQIAEWVAAGDADIGIATEALDQYPQLVTLPVRQWSHCVIAPEGHPITRSGVLNLQELVRWPLITYDTAFAGRSRINRAFERIGATPNIALTALDADVIKTYVSLGLGLGIISALAYDAQRDAGLVALDAAHLFESNTTRLALRRGAYLRRYDYDLIALFAPHLIRRVVEMAMQGGGDAYQL, from the coding sequence ATGAAACTCCAGCAATTACGCTACATCGTCGAAATTCAGCGCCAGGGTCTCAATGTCTCGGAGGCGGCTGAATCCCTGTACACCTCGCAGCCGGGAATCTCTAAGCAGGTCAAGCTGCTTGAGGACGAACTCGGGGTGGCGATCTTCGAGCGCAGCGGCAAGCGCTTCACCGGTATCACCGAACCGGGCAAGGTGGTGCTGGCGATCGCCGAGCGCATCCTGCGTGAGGCCGAGAACCTCAAGCGGGCGAGCGGCGAGTTTGCAGCCGGCGACAGTGGCCGGCTGGTGCTGGCGGCAACCCACACCCAGGCCCGTTATGCCTTGCCGCTGGTGGTCCGCGACTTCGTCGCCCAGCATCCGCAGGTCAAGCTGGAGATGCATCAGGGCAGTCCGACCCAGATCGCCGAATGGGTGGCGGCTGGCGATGCTGATATTGGCATTGCGACCGAGGCGCTGGATCAGTACCCGCAACTGGTCACTTTGCCGGTCAGGCAGTGGAGCCACTGCGTGATCGCTCCGGAAGGACATCCGATCACCCGCAGCGGTGTTCTCAATTTGCAGGAGTTGGTGCGCTGGCCTCTGATTACCTACGATACCGCCTTTGCCGGCCGGTCGCGGATCAACCGGGCCTTCGAGCGGATCGGTGCAACTCCCAATATCGCCTTGACCGCACTCGATGCCGATGTGATTAAAACTTACGTCAGTCTCGGCCTGGGCCTGGGGATCATTTCGGCGCTGGCGTACGATGCACAGCGCGATGCCGGCCTGGTCGCACTTGATGCAGCGCATCTGTTCGAGTCGAACACGACTCGCCTGGCCTTGCGCCGGGGCGCCTATCTGCGGCGCTATGACTACGACCTGATTGCACTGTTCGCACCGCACCTGATTCGTCGGGTGGTCGAAATGGCGATGCAAGGAGGTGGTGATGCCTATCAGCTATGA
- the nosD gene encoding nitrous oxide reductase family maturation protein NosD: MAQYRAMPIHPLTLLLLSWFAAGSVYATQALQPWLDAAPSGTVLRLPPGKYRGPAIISKPLTLEGNHQVILDGGGQGTVLTIRSDDVSVRGLHLRASGDSHDAIDGGIMAEGSRLRIEDNRIDDVLFGISLHRSRDSVIRNNYIRSRPVDSAERGDGLRLWYSSGNRIENNDIAQIRDITVSNATHNRFINNRVRHSRRGLNFLFAHRTLVEGNLFEHNSTGIIALNSDGLTIRRNRILHAMDPSGAGVALKETDAALIQDNEIVHCAHGIMADSPMHPINRIVFIDNLVAHNITGIYFYGAKGGHIAINNRFRSNLWPVTIIGDGDPMNDVWLNNLWDDYEGFDRDGDGIGDTPHELYAWSDRIWMETPAARFFRNSPVLELLDFLERLAPFAAPSLILRDPAPRMGEKKAAPERRR; the protein is encoded by the coding sequence ATGGCCCAATACCGGGCGATGCCGATCCACCCACTGACTCTTCTACTGCTGAGCTGGTTTGCCGCCGGTAGCGTTTATGCGACGCAAGCGCTGCAACCCTGGCTCGATGCCGCTCCGTCCGGCACCGTCCTGCGCCTGCCGCCCGGGAAATATCGCGGACCGGCAATCATCAGCAAGCCGCTGACCCTGGAAGGCAACCACCAAGTCATCCTCGACGGCGGCGGCCAAGGAACCGTACTGACCATTCGTAGCGACGACGTCAGCGTGCGGGGGCTGCACCTGCGCGCCAGCGGCGACTCGCACGACGCCATCGACGGCGGCATCATGGCCGAAGGTAGCCGCCTACGGATCGAGGACAACCGGATCGACGACGTGCTGTTCGGCATTTCCCTGCACCGCAGCCGCGACAGCGTGATCCGCAACAACTACATCCGCTCCCGCCCGGTGGACTCGGCCGAACGCGGCGACGGGCTACGCCTGTGGTACAGCAGCGGCAACCGGATCGAGAACAACGACATCGCGCAAATCCGCGACATCACCGTCAGCAACGCCACCCATAACCGTTTTATCAATAACCGGGTACGCCACAGCCGGCGCGGACTCAACTTCCTGTTCGCTCACCGCACCCTGGTCGAAGGCAATCTGTTCGAACACAACTCGACCGGCATCATTGCGCTCAACTCCGATGGCCTGACCATCCGCCGCAACCGCATCCTGCACGCCATGGATCCCTCGGGAGCCGGGGTGGCGCTCAAGGAAACCGATGCCGCGCTGATTCAGGACAACGAAATTGTTCATTGTGCGCACGGCATCATGGCCGATTCGCCAATGCACCCGATCAACCGCATCGTTTTCATCGACAATCTGGTCGCCCACAACATCACCGGCATCTATTTTTACGGTGCCAAGGGCGGACACATTGCGATCAACAACCGCTTTCGCAGCAATCTGTGGCCGGTGACCATCATCGGCGACGGCGATCCGATGAACGATGTCTGGCTGAATAATCTCTGGGATGACTACGAAGGCTTTGATCGCGACGGCGACGGCATCGGCGACACCCCGCACGAACTCTATGCCTGGTCCGACCGGATCTGGATGGAGACCCCGGCGGCGCGCTTTTTCCGCAATTCGCCAGTACTCGAACTACTCGACTTTCTTGAACGCCTGGCACCCTTTGCCGCGCCCAGCCTGATCCTGCGCGACCCGGCCCCGCGCATGGGCGAAAAAAAGGCGGCCCCGGAGCGCCGCCGCTGA
- a CDS encoding EAL and HDOD domain-containing protein → MFGLKNRQAANPPTAPQGTVVPAANALLCSEVVFDRRNRIAGHLLRMRRADFAAQAPAPLQTAHDQQLLALLTNEEQPEHGGLFFLPLSSASLSLPTVDQLAGRKIMLLLQLADAACSQELLPRIEQLQEQGLQIGLYRQPRHAAFGELVAASDCGALDIAAHPPETIRDFSAAYRAIEKTRPNALFAANIDHLDELQLCRQWHFDYFHGRFAELPPLPDSERSGADPHKMQLLHLLRLVQSDADTSEIAVALKHDPLLAFRILRYLNSPALGLSGRIDSMEQALMLLGRQRLFRWLSVLLFSVREPQFGDWLLVESALTRGRLMELLGRESHPDIASDTLFLAGIFSCLDRLLRRPLAEILADMPLPELVAEALLHGRGTLAALLRTAIAGDSFDLLRLESAARDAGLSPHSVNRAFLAATAWASEVTEHWE, encoded by the coding sequence GTGTTCGGATTGAAAAACCGGCAAGCAGCGAACCCGCCAACCGCCCCCCAGGGGACGGTTGTACCGGCTGCCAATGCCTTGCTCTGCAGCGAAGTTGTGTTTGACCGCCGCAACCGGATTGCCGGTCACTTGCTGCGAATGCGCCGGGCGGACTTCGCCGCACAAGCACCGGCACCGCTGCAAACTGCCCATGACCAGCAACTGCTGGCATTGCTGACCAATGAAGAGCAGCCCGAGCACGGAGGACTTTTCTTTCTCCCGCTATCCTCAGCCAGCCTGTCGCTGCCCACGGTCGACCAGTTGGCCGGACGGAAAATCATGCTCCTGCTGCAACTGGCCGATGCAGCCTGCAGCCAGGAACTGCTGCCACGGATTGAGCAGTTGCAGGAACAGGGGCTCCAGATCGGTCTTTATCGCCAACCGCGCCATGCCGCATTTGGCGAACTCGTCGCCGCCAGTGATTGCGGGGCACTCGACATTGCCGCCCATCCGCCGGAAACCATTCGCGACTTCTCTGCCGCCTACCGAGCGATCGAGAAGACCCGCCCGAATGCCTTGTTTGCCGCCAATATCGACCACCTCGACGAATTGCAGCTTTGTCGCCAGTGGCATTTCGACTACTTCCACGGCCGCTTCGCCGAATTGCCGCCACTCCCGGACAGCGAACGCAGCGGAGCAGATCCACACAAAATGCAGTTGCTGCATCTGCTGCGCCTGGTGCAGAGCGATGCCGACACCAGTGAAATTGCCGTCGCCCTCAAGCACGACCCATTGCTGGCATTCCGCATCCTGCGCTATCTGAACTCCCCGGCACTGGGTCTTTCCGGACGTATCGACAGCATGGAACAAGCACTGATGCTGCTCGGCCGACAACGTCTGTTCCGCTGGCTGTCGGTACTGCTTTTCTCGGTCCGCGAACCACAATTCGGCGACTGGCTGCTGGTTGAAAGCGCACTCACCCGTGGCCGCCTGATGGAACTGCTGGGCCGCGAAAGCCATCCCGACATAGCCAGCGACACCCTGTTTCTGGCCGGAATCTTTTCCTGCCTGGACCGTCTCCTGCGCCGCCCTCTGGCCGAAATTCTGGCAGACATGCCCCTCCCCGAGCTTGTCGCAGAAGCCTTGTTGCATGGCCGGGGCACACTGGCTGCATTGCTGCGCACCGCGATCGCCGGCGACAGCTTCGATCTGTTACGACTGGAGTCCGCCGCCCGCGATGCCGGCTTGTCGCCGCACTCGGTCAACCGCGCCTTCCTCGCCGCAACCGCCTGGGCCAGCGAAGTCACCGAACACTGGGAGTAA
- a CDS encoding peptidylprolyl isomerase, which yields MRNISRLAALLVAGAIVSLPALAEKGKAFATVNGQAIPNSVYEAFSSEQKAQGTPDSPELQAAIREELVRREILAQEAKKKGLDKNPNIQGQIELARQAVLIRALLSEHVRANPISDAQLRAEYDAIKASLGNTEYKARHVLVESEEQAKAIIDKLAKGEKFADQAKQSKDPGSRDNGGDLGWSSPSAYVKPFADALGQLKKGDYTKTPVKTDFGYHVIQLDDTRALTPPPFDQLKPQLQQRANQQQVEKLVKELRAKAKVN from the coding sequence ATGCGTAACATCTCCCGTCTGGCCGCCCTCCTTGTCGCTGGCGCCATCGTCTCCCTGCCGGCCCTCGCCGAGAAAGGTAAGGCCTTCGCCACGGTCAACGGCCAAGCGATCCCGAATTCGGTTTACGAGGCTTTCAGCAGCGAACAAAAGGCCCAGGGTACGCCGGATTCACCGGAACTGCAGGCGGCCATTCGCGAAGAACTGGTCCGTCGCGAAATCCTGGCCCAGGAGGCCAAGAAGAAGGGCCTCGACAAAAACCCGAACATTCAGGGGCAAATCGAACTCGCCCGCCAGGCCGTGCTGATCCGGGCCCTGCTCTCCGAACACGTTCGCGCCAACCCGATCAGCGATGCCCAACTGCGCGCCGAATACGATGCGATCAAGGCCAGCCTCGGCAATACCGAGTACAAGGCTCGCCACGTGCTGGTTGAGAGCGAAGAGCAAGCCAAGGCGATCATCGACAAACTGGCCAAGGGCGAAAAATTTGCCGACCAGGCCAAGCAATCCAAGGATCCCGGCTCCCGCGACAATGGCGGCGACCTCGGCTGGAGCAGCCCGAGCGCCTACGTCAAGCCGTTTGCCGATGCCCTCGGCCAGCTGAAGAAGGGGGATTACACCAAGACCCCGGTCAAGACCGACTTCGGCTACCACGTCATCCAGCTCGACGATACCCGCGCCCTGACCCCGCCGCCGTTCGACCAGCTCAAGCCGCAATTGCAACAGCGCGCCAACCAGCAACAGGTTGAAAAGCTGGTCAAGGAATTGCGTGCCAAAGCCAAGGTGAACTAA
- a CDS encoding BolA family protein: MSEIPENLRARLAVLEPEAVEITDDSHRHAGHAGAREGGHYRLRIVSRQFCGRSTLARHRLVYDAVGDLMRNGIHALVIDAKTPDEL; this comes from the coding sequence GTGAGCGAAATCCCGGAGAACCTGCGCGCCAGGCTGGCAGTGCTCGAACCCGAGGCTGTCGAAATCACCGACGATTCGCACCGCCATGCCGGCCATGCTGGTGCCCGCGAAGGCGGACACTACCGCCTACGGATTGTTTCCCGGCAATTTTGCGGCCGATCAACCCTGGCCCGCCATCGCCTGGTTTATGATGCGGTCGGCGACTTGATGCGCAATGGCATTCATGCCCTGGTCATCGACGCCAAAACACCCGACGAACTATAA
- a CDS encoding YciI family protein, protein MLYAIIAEDRSGTLEQRLSARPAHLARLQALQAEGRLFVAGPCPAVDSPDPGPAGFSGSLIIAEFPSLADAQAWAEVDPYVAAGVYERVTVKPFKKALPA, encoded by the coding sequence ATGCTCTACGCCATCATTGCCGAAGATCGTTCCGGCACGCTCGAACAACGTCTGTCCGCCCGCCCGGCACACCTCGCCCGATTGCAGGCGCTGCAAGCCGAAGGCCGACTGTTCGTTGCCGGGCCCTGCCCGGCAGTTGATTCGCCGGACCCCGGCCCGGCCGGCTTCAGCGGCAGCCTAATCATTGCCGAGTTTCCCTCGCTGGCCGACGCTCAAGCCTGGGCCGAGGTCGATCCCTATGTCGCGGCCGGCGTCTATGAACGCGTCACGGTCAAGCCCTTCAAGAAGGCACTGCCGGCGTGA
- a CDS encoding septation protein A: MKLLFDLFPVILFFVSFKYSEKHPEQAIDWLTGLLGQAPGDEKQAPILLATLVVIAATIAQILWVRFRHGRVDKMLWISLALVVVFGGLTLIFQDETFIKWKPTILYWVFAASLAFSSLVLKKNAIRNMLSEQLTLPEQVWSTLNRSWMTFFAAMGILNLVVAYNFPTDTWVNFKLFGGMGLMLVFVLGQGMLLSKYLEEDK, translated from the coding sequence ATGAAACTACTTTTCGATCTCTTCCCTGTCATTCTTTTCTTCGTCAGCTTCAAGTACTCCGAGAAGCACCCGGAGCAGGCCATCGACTGGCTGACCGGGCTCCTCGGGCAAGCGCCCGGCGACGAAAAGCAGGCGCCGATCCTGCTCGCTACATTAGTCGTGATTGCCGCCACCATCGCCCAGATCCTGTGGGTCCGCTTCCGGCACGGACGTGTCGACAAGATGCTGTGGATCAGCCTGGCTCTGGTCGTGGTGTTTGGTGGCCTGACCCTGATTTTTCAGGATGAGACCTTCATCAAGTGGAAGCCGACCATCCTTTACTGGGTATTTGCAGCCAGCCTGGCTTTCAGTTCGCTGGTCCTCAAGAAGAACGCCATCCGCAACATGCTCAGCGAGCAGCTGACACTGCCCGAACAGGTCTGGAGTACGCTCAATCGTTCGTGGATGACCTTTTTCGCCGCCATGGGAATACTCAACCTGGTGGTTGCCTACAATTTTCCGACCGATACCTGGGTCAATTTCAAACTTTTCGGCGGCATGGGCCTGATGCTGGTTTTCGTCCTCGGCCAGGGCATGCTGCTTTCGAAATATCTTGAGGAAGACAAGTAA